A stretch of Primulina tabacum isolate GXHZ01 chromosome 13, ASM2559414v2, whole genome shotgun sequence DNA encodes these proteins:
- the LOC142522094 gene encoding putative transcription factor At5g28040, with amino-acid sequence MDSTTIHSSASKLPIKRKTPLDPNPTLLHPNESRVPPYKFHRIWTEPDEIRFLKGLVDCSSHNLAFPRDLEIFYSRFSNTMSQPYTKSQLSEKLRRLRKKFRVISTRLSKGLHQSQLSPHDRSIYDLSKQLWHQDFASISPFNGSRDLGLNDSGSNKNDDGMVKKSNLVGVKVGFSPNLPVISPSVNYQEFDYNLELESYDDENVDEDKRGDAFLGSENGEEVKLSEVNVKFEGEDGVMDNNEMHWRNVELGHVNFGREDTLGEVVVKVVLNVFDECCNDLRTMFLAGGSDEVRNTSYQSLQSRWQKQRIAELDVLGRRLRLVLEHSLQKQ; translated from the coding sequence ATGGACTCCACCACGATCCATTCCTCCGCTTCAAAACTTCCCATCAAACGCAAAACCCCACTCGACCCTAATCCAACGCTACTCCACCCCAATGAAAGCAGGGTGCCGCCGTACAAATTCCACCGCATTTGGACCGAACCGGATGAGATCCGGTTCTTGAAGGGCCTCGTAGACTGCTCCTCCCACAACTTAGCCTTTCCCAGAGACCTTGAGATCTTTTACTCCCGCTTCTCCAACACCATGTCGCAGCCTTACACCAAGTCCCAGCTTTCCGAGAAGCTCCGCCGGCTACGGAAGAAGTTTCGGGTCATCTCCACCAGGCTGTCTAAAGGTCTCCACCAATCGCAGTTGTCTCCCCACGATCGGTCTATTTACGACTTGTCCAAGCAGTTATGGCATCAGGATTTTGCCTCCATTTCACCCTTCAACGGATCAAGGGATTTGGGCTTGAATGATAGTGGCAGTAATAAGAATGACGACGGGATGGTTAAAAAATCCAATCTTGTTGGCGTTAAAGTCGGCTTTTCACCTAATTTACCCGTCATTTCTCCCAGTGTCAATTATCAAGAGTTTGATTATAATCTGGAATTGGAGAGTTACGATGATGAGAATGTGGACGAAGACAAACGTGGGGATGCTTTTCTTGGTAGTGAGAATGGCGAGGAGGTTAAATTAAGTGAGGTGAATGTGAAGTTCGAAGGGGAAGATGGGGTAATGGACAATAATGAGATGCACTGGCGCAACGTCGAGCTCGGGCATGTGAACTTTGGGCGTGAGGATACATTAGGTGAAGTGGTGGTGAAGGTGGTGCTGAATGTGTTTGATGAGTGTTGCAATGACTTGAGGACGATGTTCCTTGCTGGTGGGAGTGACGAAGTGCGGAATACGAGTTATCAGAGTTTACAATCACGTTGGCAGAAGCAAAGGATTGCTGAATTGGATGTGTTGGGACGCCGATTGAGGTTGGTTCTTGAGCATTCTCTTCAAAAGCaataa
- the LOC142523355 gene encoding transcription factor bHLH30-like, with the protein MFSVSPSLYELGNCSDSYDILQRPLCISTPLTEGNHLNENLSPKSMAEAKAVAASNSHKEAERRRRKRINGHIATLKAILPNVHKTDKASLLGEAVRRLKELRQATAELTAMDRTNDDIKSKHKTTVDFALFPTETDELKICSCEDASGLIKATLCCEDRPEMILDLIQALNSVKAKVMRAEMCTIGGRTKSILWVELVSSNVGSERDLGLRKLRQVLKMVVEKSTLLAGSDQILPGNKRPRFYHF; encoded by the exons ATGTTTTCTGTTAGTCCAAGTCTTTATGAACTGGGAAACTGTTCGGATTCCTATGACATTCTTCAAAGACCATTGTGTATTTCGACACCATTAACAGAAGGCAATCACCTGAATGAAAATCTTAGCCCAAAATCCATGGCCGAGGCGAAAGCAGTTGCAGCAAGCAATAGCCACAAGGAAGctgaaagaagaagaagaaagcgGATCAATGGCCACATCGCCACCCTCAAAGCCATTCTTCCAAATGTTCACAAG ACAGACAAGGCTTCTTTGCTTGGAGAAGCAGTCCGTCGCTTGAAGGAGTTGAGACAAGCAACGGCAGAATTAACGGCCATGGATCGCACAAACGACGacattaagtccaaacacaaAACAACCGTAGATTTCGCCTTGTTCCCCACTGAAACAGACGAGCTCAAAATATGTTCCTGCGAGGACGCCTCGGGCTTGATAAAGGCAACATTATGCTGCGAAGACAGGCCCGAGATGATACTTGACTTGATCCAGGCCCTGAACTCGGTCAAAGCGAAGGTAATGCGAGCAGAAATGTGCACTATTGGAGGTAGAACCAAAAGTATTTTGTGGGTGGAATTGGTTTCATCAAATGTCGGAAGTGAAAGGGATTTAGGCTTGCGAAAATTAAGACAAGTGCTGAAAATGGTGGTTGAGAAGTCCACTTTGTTGGCGGGTTCGGATCAGATACTGCCGGGGAATAAAAGACCTCGTTTCTATCACTTCTGA